In one Drosophila albomicans strain 15112-1751.03 chromosome X, ASM965048v2, whole genome shotgun sequence genomic region, the following are encoded:
- the LOC117567366 gene encoding LOW QUALITY PROTEIN: ionotropic receptor 21a (The sequence of the model RefSeq protein was modified relative to this genomic sequence to represent the inferred CDS: deleted 1 base in 1 codon), which yields MWLCRTCLLCLLPLLLAIKVQSSQDLEDDFPAHCVSPRLIERHGLNREIYGNCEEHKQQHQQRSKRRVDATFHGNPKPRSELLAGKMLNFINFEQTNSLVSLVNKIAKEYLGKCPPVIYYDRFVAKSKGQILESLFKTIPITFYHGDINENFEPINRKFNSHIDANCKSYILFLSDPLMARKILGPQTDSRVVLVSSSTQWKLRDFLSSELSSNIVNLLVIGESLMASPERERPYVLYTHKLYADGLGSNTGLVLTSWIKGALSRPHINLFPAKFRSGFAGHRFQVSAANQPPYIFRIKSLDSSGMGQLRWDGIELRLLNMIAKRLNFSVDINETPMMPGVRSVVDNIQLQINAGGVDIGMSGIYVTEERMRDTDMSVGHSKDCAAFITLASKALPKYRAIMGPFQWPVWVALICVYLGGVFPIVFTDRLTLSHLLGNWGEIENMFWYVFGMFTNAFTFTGKYSWSNTQKTSTRLLIGAYWLFTIIITSCYTGSIIAFVTLPAFPDTVDSVTDLLGLFFRVCTLDNGGWESWFKSSTHEATSKLYKKMEFVGSLEEGIGNVTQSFFWNYAFLGSKARLEYLVQSNYSNENLSRRSALHLSEECFALFQIGFLFPRDSVYKRKIDSMIMIAQESGLMIKLGHEVSWAMQRSSTGRLLQASASSSLREIIQEERQLTTADTEGMFLLMGIGYFMGAMALLSEIVGGITNKCRQIIKRSRKSASSAWSSHHSSAVERTAVEQQAHDVRKAARRHAAEEANQRMGFGMREFNLTRRTLRELYSTNNRNESTADPEPDSEANQRDVERQQEQQQEHQELMDELPHDVYESLEQLDDYIANLESIAECSPEFDEDAVLGSEQEPDINSNE from the exons ATGTGGCTGTGTCGGACGTGTTTGTTGTgcctgttgccgctgctgttggcaaTCAAAGTACAATCATCGCAGGACTTGGAGGACGATTTTCCAGCACATTGTGTGAGTCCACGTTTGATTGAGCGACATGGCTTGAATCGCGAGATCTATGGAAACTGTGAagaacataaacaacaacatcaacaacgaaGTAAACGTCGTGTGGATGCCACATTCCATGGGAATCCGAAGCCACGCTCTGAGCTCTTGGCTGGCAAAATGCTCAACTTTATCAATTTCGAGCAGACCAATTCGCTGGTCTCACTCGTTAATAAGATCGCCAAGGAATATTTAGGAAAGTGTCCTCCTGTCATCTATTATGATCGCTTTGTGGCCAAATCGAAGGGACAAATACTGGAGAGCCTCTTCAAG ACCATACCGATAACGTTCTATCACGGCGATATCAATGAGAACTTTGAGCCAATCAATCGAAAGTTCAACAGTCACATCGATGCCAACTGCAAGAGTTACATTCTATTTCTATCCGATCCGCTGATGGCTCGCAAAATCCTGGGTCCTCAAACCGATAGTCGCGTCGTTCTCGTCTCCAGTTCGACGCAGTGGAAACTCCGGGATTTCCTCAGCTCCGAATTGTCATCGAATATTGTCAATCTATTGGTTATTGGCGAATCTCTGATGGCCAGTCCAGAGCGT GAACGTCCCTATGTGCTGTATACGCACAAACTGTACGCTGATGGCTTGGGCTCGAATACGGGTTTGGTGCTGACCAGCTGGATTAAGGGCGCATTGTCGCGTCCCCACATCAATCTGTTTCCGGCGAAATTCCGCAGCGGCTTCGCCGGCCATCGGTTTCAGGTGTCGGCAGCGAATCAACCGCCTTACATCTTTCGCATCAAATCGCTGGACTCATCGGGAATGGGTCAATTGCGTTGGGATGGCATCGAGTTGCGTTTACTCAACATGATAGCGAAACGTCTCAACTTCAGTGTGGACATCAATGAGACACCCATGATGCCGGGCGTCCGCAGTGTGGTGGACAACATACAGCTACAGATTAACGCCGGGGGCGTCGACATTGGCATGTCCGGCATCTATGTGACGGAGGAACGTATGCGGGACACCGATATGTCGGTGGGTCATTCCAAGGATTGTGCGGCCTTCATTACGCTCGCGTCAAAGGCGTTGCCCAAATATCGCGCCATCATGGGACCCTTTCAATGGCCCGTCTGGGTAGCGCTGATTTGTGTGTATCTCGGTGGCGTT TTCCCCATTGTGTTTACGGATCGTCTAACGTTGAGCCATCTGCTGGGCAATTGGGGTGAAATTGAGAATATGTTCTGGTATGTCTTTGGCATGTTCACCAATGCATTCACCTTCACCGGCAAATACTCGTGGAGCAACACGCAGAAGACGTCGACACGTCTGCTCATCGGTGCCTATTGGCTgttcaccatcatcatcacttCGTGCTACACTGGCTCCATCATTGCGTTTGTCACTTTACCCGCATTTCCTGACACCGTCGACTCGGTCACCGATCTGTTGGGTCTCTTTTTCCGCGTCTGCACGCTGG ATAATGGCGGCTGGGAGTCATGGTTCAAGAGCTCCACACACGAAGCAACCTCCAAGTTGTATAAAAAGATGGAGTTTGTTGGCTCGCTGGAGGAAGGCATTGGCAATGTCACGCAGAGTTTCTTCTGGAACTATGCCTTTCTGGGCTCAAAAGCGCGTCTCGAATATCTGGTCCAATCCAACTATTCCAATGA AAATCTCTCCCGCCGCTCGGCATTGCATTTGAGCGAGGAATGCTTTGCGCTGTTTCAGATTGGATTCCTTTTCCCACGCGATTCAGTGTACAAGCGCAAGATCGACTCGATGATCATGATAGCACAGGAGAGCGGTTTGATGATCAAGCTGGGACACGAGGTCAGCTGGGCGATGCAACGCTCGTCAACGGGTCGCCTGCTTCAGGCGAGTGCCAGCTCCTCGCTGCGGGAAATCATTCAGGAGGAGCGTCAACTGACCACCGCGGATACGGAGGGAATGTTTCTGCTGATGGGCATCGGGTATTTCATGGGCGCCATGGCGTTGCTCTCAGAGATCGTCGGCGGGATAACGAACAAGTGCCGTCAGATTATCAAGAGATCGCGCAAGAGCGCATCGAGCGCCTGGTCATCGCATCACAGCTCCGCCGTTGAACGCACCGCAGTCGAGCAGCAGGCACATGATGTGCGGAAGGCAGCGCGTCGACATGCCGCTGAGGAGGCCAATCAACGCATGGGCTTCGGCATGCGTGAATTCAATTTGACGCGTCGCACACTCCGCGAACTCTACAGCACTAACAATCGCAATGAATCGACGGCCGATCCCGAGCCCGATTCCGAGGCGAATCAACGCGACGTGGAGAGGCAAcaggaacagcagcaagaacatCAAGAGCTTATGGATGAGCTGCCGCATGATGTCTACGAATCGCTGGAGCAGCTGGATGATTATATAGCCAACTTGGAATCGATTGCCGAATGTAGCCCCGAATTCGATGAAGATGCTGTGCTGGGCTCGGAGCAGGAGCCAGATATTAATAGCAATGAGTGA